Within Hydra vulgaris chromosome 02, alternate assembly HydraT2T_AEP, the genomic segment tatttttattttattttaagtttatatttgatTTGGTATCACTAATTTTCGATTAGGAGGTTTGtattaataacataattaataattatgttattaataCAAACCTCCTAATTGATTTTTAACCATGATTGTTTAGTCAgagatatatattataagtgGTGATTAAATTCCCTTGTTTAGCATAAGAACCTTactatttaatagaattttgcTCATTATGGTGTGTTTTCTAGCAGAGCAGTATAtctgtttatatctttttttttttttttttgtatgtttatgcATTTAAAAGTCTGTTATTAGCTTTGTATGTTTTATTTAGACTacaatctaaatttaaaaaaaattgtttcaatgtgtctgaaatatattcataaataatttatatgttcAGGAAAAATCTTCAGCATCAAGATCACCTTTAAATGCCAGTGTTGATGCAATGGAACtcaatgtaattttaattatcaaaatttgtaCTATTTAACCATATTTCCttttataatagaatttttcatcttttcagtaaaaaaatttatatttttgtatatttattttgtttgcttttttcagTTTATGTCATGAGCACCTTCCCCTAAATGCTGACTTAAAAGCCTTATCCAAAACAAttagcattttttgtttttaatttcaagtttgTTTTTACCTGTATGAAAATACCagtttttgcaaaacaaatattattttcatacatgtgtaaataatatattggtTTTGCACATCAACTAATTAAGCTTGTGCAAATTGATCCAAGtctataaatttcatttttgatcTTTTCCCCCTTTTTTACCCAAattatttgggtttttttgaacccttattcatttataatatttgcaaatttgaattctctttttttttaaggaattattaataaaaaacatctacttttaagatatataatatctataaatttaATGTTCACAATTTAGGAGCACTTAAGTGATATGACCAAAGTGTATAAGCGGTTTGGAAAAAGATTTGtaagtaaaagtttttgatttgtcattaaaaaaagttaaaatttatttattttaaaatattttataatcttttgaaaaattactGTTTTATCATGCTCTGTTATTCATATTAATCTAGTCTAAAAAGAATGAAGAATTGAACAATGATATTCACAGGTTAAAACTATGACCAATTgaatacttataaaaatataattgcataaatttatatgaataaaattaaatttgttttattctcaaaaataatatttgttgtttaaacAGTCGAGTTGCCATGAATGaaaatgaacaaacaaaaatgggAAGTATGCTAACAGGATTTATGAAAGTTGGTTTGGTGTCTGAAGCtgaaaaagtaagtttttttgaaaaaatttaaaaagttttttctgattttttttttattctatttaatagaaaatgattatttttaaaaatttattttaatttattttgagaagacttatttagttagagtttgtattttttaatatagttatttaaacaatggaaGAGTAatattaagtttgaaaaaaatgatttgaaagaagtaaaaaaatctcTCCGTCAAAAAGTTAAATGCACAGAAATAGACTGTGGTGCATACATTATTGATCTTCCCAGACATCTtagaaatatacataaaattaatcCTGAAGTAGCTAGAAAAGCTAGAGGTATTTTTGATCTAAGAAAAACAAGATCCTCAGGTggagaaaaagtaaaaaaaaagacaaaatacaTATGTCCTATATGTAGCATTGTTACAAAAAACATACATGATCATCTTTATCGAGCTCCCCATCATCTTAAAAATGATTTGGCTACATATAGAGAAATGCTTaacaaaaagcaactttataATGAAAGTAATTATATGTCTGTATCTGAATGCACCGAAACAAACTCTGCTTTACCTAATTCAATAGGGTCAGGATTTATGACAAAATTACCAAATGAAGTTGGATATTTCCAAACATCTTGCTTGCCAAATAAACCTAAAAGCAGTAATGATGATAAAGATGATAATGAAGCAAATACTATAATTGAAAAAGGAGAAAATGACATTCTATGTTTTCAAGATTATCTTCACACATTTCTTCTTTACTTAAAAAGTCCATCAGGAGGAAAGAAAGATCCACAAGCTGCATCAAATGAAATGCATCAAATTAGAAGAATGATGGAAGTCATTTTACCAGACTCTCTAATGCTACCCAACCTGACTGATCTATGTTACACAAGTCTATTAAACCTTAAACTCTTACAAGATAAATGGTTCCCTTACTCAAAACAAAAAGGTTATGAGCCAGGCACTCAACGTTCTTATTTGCTATCACTAAGccattttgtaaattttcttcTACGTTCTAAATTAACTCCCACTGTTCCCAATGTTGTTCCTTGCGTCCTATCTGCTGATGTTCTCAATGTTTGTCAGAAAGAAATTAGTAATTGGAGAACCTCTCTGCGTGGTGAAGAAGCACTAAGAGAATATGATGTAATGATGGCAGATGCTGAAAATATAATTCCGAAGGAATCTTTTCAAGCTATAACTAAAAGTGATTTTTATCAAGatgttgttaaaaatgttaaatatatttacaataattacaaaaacaGGCCGTCAGAGTTTCTAGTTACTCGAACTCTGTTTACAAATATTAGAGACTGTATTTTTTTTGGCCTAATAACCAATAATGTTTCACGGTCTGGAGCTGTCTCAAGTATGACAGCTTCAGAATTTCGAAAAGGAACTTTTTCACCAACAggaagttttattgttttagtgAGGAAACATAAAACTGCTAAACAATACGGTCCAtgtcaaattatattaaatccTGATCTGAAAGTTATGTGTGATTGTTACGATCAAATTATACGCAACGCAATTCCAGGTAAAATGTcggaaaacttttttataacatggTCTGGGTGTGCGTTTGAATCTGGCGGTGTTTCAACtcaattaaattcttttttttcaaagtgtcTGGCAAATGAAGATTCAATTGAAAAACGATGCAGTGCTACGATGGTTCGAAAAAGTCtgcttacttttttttatgacaatcatcctgaatataaaagcaagttaGCAACCCTTATGAAACATAAAGAAACAACAGCTCAACGGTGGTATTacctaaacaaaaacaaacaagatACATGTGAGGCATCTGAAAAAGTTACTGAAACTTTATTTGGAGACATCAAAGTTGAATCTAAAGCACAAAGTCTAAAATCAGAAGTTTTCCCTAAATCATCATCTATGTtaaccaatattaaaaaaaagactttacaTTCTGAAGAAAATCAAGATTCCGAATGTTCAAATATCTCTGAAACTAGTGATGTTAGTGAAAGTGATGAGgaatataattttcaatctaATTCAATACACGCAAAAAAAAGTTGGACAACAGATGAAATAAATGAATTacataaactatttaatatttctgATACTATAACATTAACTCAACCTATAATTCGGAAAGTTGTTGCAGAAAATGAAATTCTGAAATTTCGATCTCCTAAACAAATATATGACAAATTGCTACATTTAAGAAAATGCAAAGTACAAAATGAAAATGAGGAAAAGCAgtgtttgaagtttttattcaatacagaacaattaaaaatgataagaaaattattttcctcTACAATATCTGGCCACCATAATGTTGTTTCACAAGCTAATGTGACAAgcataataaatcaaaatagtGAAGCTCaagagttatttaaaaattttactgctGAGCAGATTGTCGCTAAAGTGCGTTatgaaaaaaagaagtttttgtataaaaaactctaatttttagatttttcatatatatatatatatatatatctgtgtgtgtgtgtgtgtgtgtgtgtgtgtgtgtgtgtgtgtgtgtgtgtgtgtgtgtgtgtgtgtgtgtgtgtgtgtgtgtgtgtgtgtgtgtgtgtgagtgtgtgtgtgtgtgtgtgtgtgtgtgtgtgtgtgtgtgtgtgtgtgtgtgtgtgtgtgtgtgtgagtgtgtgtgtctatatatatatatatatatatatatatatatatatatatatatatatatatatatatatatatatatatatatatatatatatatatatatatatatatatatgtatgtatatatatacatatgaatcTTACTTCGAAATATTTCTagtttttaatactttgattaaataaaaaaacatggttaaaGTTTTGAAGTATAATAAAGCAATCAATATTATACAAAGTTTGCGATTtgctataacttttttattagcatttatgttttgaaattcgaaattttttcattcaacaGGTTGGCATTTGTTTTTACCAAatttaagtcaaaatttttacttgttaattttACCTGTTAAATTTCTGAT encodes:
- the LOC136076679 gene encoding uncharacterized protein LOC136076679, with translation MNMYLKFWCLKQLFIFSLKLRECQEFKNQEISEEDESDKSSDCGSTFSQNLIERLKSSQIAKNERLHRWSKNQESTKVIKDCVVIDKEENNVIINELLSELVLRVCSELNENIYCEKEVKDDRNTTKVDQVENTKQLVDAEYTVFDFGKDFKVIDVENKYEVGSDFDENIHFQIESIDVKNKNKVEKTTEVANVEEKHQMFDFGKGNVMDVKNEHGEKSSASRSPLNASVDAMELNEHLSDMTKVYKRFGKRFSKKNEELNNDIHSRVAMNENEQTKMGSMLTGFMKVGLVSEAEKLFKQWKSNIKFEKNDLKEVKKSLRQKVKCTEIDCGAYIIDLPRHLRNIHKINPEVARKARGIFDLRKTRSSGGEKVKKKTKYICPICSIVTKNIHDHLYRAPHHLKNDLATYREMLNKKQLYNESNYMSVSECTETNSALPNSIGSGFMTKLPNEVGYFQTSCLPNKPKSSNDDKDDNEANTIIEKGENDILCFQDYLHTFLLYLKSPSGGKKDPQAASNEMHQIRRMMEVILPDSLMLPNLTDLCYTSLLNLKLLQDKWFPYSKQKGYEPGTQRSYLLSLSHFVNFLLRSKLTPTVPNVVPCVLSADVLNVCQKEISNWRTSLRGEEALREYDVMMADAENIIPKESFQAITKSDFYQDVVKNVKYIYNNYKNRPSEFLVTRTLFTNIRDCIFFGLITNNVSRSGAVSSMTASEFRKGTFSPTGSFIVLVRKHKTAKQYGPCQIILNPDLKVMCDCYDQIIRNAIPGKMSENFFITWSGCAFESGGVSTQLNSFFSKCLANEDSIEKRCSATMVRKSLLTFFYDNHPEYKSKLATLMKHKETTAQRWYYLNKNKQDTCEASEKVTETLFGDIKVESKAQSLKSEVFPKSSSMLTNIKKKTLHSEENQDSECSNISETSDVSESDEEYNFQSNSIHAKKSWTTDEINELHKLFNISDTITLTQPIIRKVVAENEILKFRSPKQIYDKLLHLRKCKVQNENEEKQCLKFLFNTEQLKMIRKLFSSTISGHHNVVSQANVTSIINQNSEAQELFKNFTAEQIVAKVRYEKKKFLYKKL